The following proteins are encoded in a genomic region of Gossypium hirsutum isolate 1008001.06 chromosome D05, Gossypium_hirsutum_v2.1, whole genome shotgun sequence:
- the LOC107944660 gene encoding probable BOI-related E3 ubiquitin-protein ligase 3, whose amino-acid sequence MMNPIEANGNMFETQMVYGVPTVATQGFLPLHNSLVTDSFIHRKPTVVIKSESSLTYNNLPLPRKRSRDSAMVSFPSPPHKSNEACSRFSFLGHDISLHMEQQQLDIDRLISQHMEKMRVEIEEKRKRQARKIMEAIEERVMKKLRGKEEEMEKIEKINWALEERVKSLCIENQIWRDLAQTNEATATALRSNLEQILATAQQVKVDKRNRGVGLEAAADEVDDAQSCCGSSWDVEKNGDGGRLCRTCREEESCVLLLPCRHLCSCTVCAPRLHICPICKSPKNASLHIKMS is encoded by the exons ATGATGAATCCTATTGAAGCAAACGGCAATATGTTTGAAACCCAGATGGTATATGGAGTTCCGACGGTGGCGACTCAAGGATTTCTTCCTTTACATAACTCTTTGGTTACCGATTCCTTCATCCATCGAAAGCCTACGGTAGTGATCAAATCGGAGAGTAGTTTGACGTACAACAATCTTCCTTTACCCAGGAAGCGTTCCAGAGATTCCGCTATGGTTTCTTTCCCTTCTCCACCTCACAAAAGCAACGAAGCTTGCTCTCGTTTTTCTTTTCTTGGCCATGATATCTCCCTTCACATGGAGCAGCAACAGTTGGATATTGATCGCCTCATCTCACAACAT ATGGAGAAAATGAGGGTGGAGATAGAAGAAAAAAGGAAGAGGCAAGCAAGGAAAATAATGGAAGCCATTGAAGAAAGAGTAATGAAGAAACTTCGAggcaaagaagaagaaatggagaAGATTGAGAAAATAAATTGGGCACTTGAAGAAAGAGTGAAATCCCTTTGCATAGAGAACCAAATTTGGAGAGATTTGGCTCAAACCAATGAGGCCACCGCCACTGCCCTGCGGTCCAACCTAGAACAAATCCTCGCGACGGCACAGCAGGTTAAGGTCGACAAGAGAAACCGTGGCGTAGGATTAGAAGCGGCGGCGGATGAAGTTGACGATGCGCAATCATGTTGCGGCAGCAGTTGGGACGTGGAGAAAAATGGCGACGGCGGCAGGCTATGCCGGACCTGTAGGGAGGAGGAATCATGTGTGTTGCTGCTACCATGTAGGCATTTGTGCTCATGCACTGTTTGTGCGCCGCGCCTTCACATTTGTCCAATTTGTAAATCTCCGAAGAATGCAAGCCTTCATATTAAAATGTCATAA
- the LOC107944662 gene encoding uncharacterized protein produces the protein MDPLCLFAADLFPPFPFFSFSLCHSFDCLLNQSTFFFSTSETKKADDIPTVTVAIAGSIVDNAQSLELATRSQEGIHHLESGFEKSNAGKSLVSKEGIQAGRKRRVDSSPSRGTKKRRQTKDASVIQEEDCAHSVNSTEPNSLPDQPVSLSYDQSQGGADETNALVVDKITEILEETFEKKVVVDSSNLGNTDHLQDIVAESMQGIPQSGGMCSLASASGENGGSGDPVIVQEAHLGKVSQVTKPYQPMKDVSEGGTKLEDNVVPKLDENEKIGMRTRSKQKL, from the exons atgga TCCATTATGCCTCTTTGCTGCCGATTTGTTCCCtccatttcctttcttttctttttcgctCTGCCACTCTTTCGATTGCCTTCTCAACCAGTCGACCTTCTTCTTCTCAACCAGTGAAACCAAAAAAGCCGACGATATCCCCACTGTCACCGTAGCCATCGCTGGTTCTATCGTCGACAACGCTCAGTCTCTCGAGCTCGCCACTCGA AGTCAAGAAGGAATTCATCATTTGGAATCTGGATTTGAAAAAAGCAATGCGGGAAAGTCTTTAGTATCTAAAGAAGGGATTCAAGCTGGAAGGAAAAGAAGAGTTGACAGCTCACCTTCACGTGGTACTAAAAAAAGGAGGCAAACAAAAGATGCTTCTGTAATTCAAGAAGAGGATTGTGCTCACAG TGTAAATTCAACTGAACCAAATTCGCTTCCAGATCAGCCTGTATCATTGTCATATGATCAGAGTCAAGGAGGAGCTGATGAGACTAATGCACTGGTTGTTGATAAAATAACAGAGATTTTGGAAGAGACTTTTGAAAAAAAGGTTGTAGTTGATTCTTCCAATCTAGGAAATACTGATCATTTGCAGGATATTGTAGCAGAATCAATGCAGGGTATTCCTCAAAGTGGAGGAATGTGCAGTCTTGCAAGTGCTTCAGGAGAGAATGGTGGATCTGGGGATCCAGTAATTGTTCAAGAAGCACATTTGGGGAAGGTTTCTCAAGTTACCAAGCCCTATCAG CCAATGAAAGACGTGTCAGAAGGAGGCACAAAGCTTGAAGACAACGTAGTTCCCAAACTAGATGAGAATGAGAAAATTGGAATGAGGACGAGGTCAAAGCAGAAGTTATAG